The following are from one region of the Tautonia marina genome:
- the fmt gene encoding methionyl-tRNA formyltransferase, translating to MPAPSVRIVMLGTKDFALPTFQALLKTGHEVVALITQPDRPQGRKQELIPSRIKQEAIRQGIRVEQPEDVNAPEGVDLVRSMRPDLLVTAAYGQILSAELLGVPPMGGINLHGSILPKYRGAAPVARAIQHGETETGVTVIRMSPRVDAGGMIAVARTPIARDETAGELEERLARLGASLIVEAIDALAAGTAKVIPQENTQATKAPKLRKEDGLIDWSRPAQEIHNLVRAMQPWPTASTHWHPSDPGKTPVRLIVHRSSVVEGQGVPGRVIAADASASGAGLVIAAGRGAVRLWFVQAPGKKPMPVDAFLRGHAVRPGDQFGPESSEESVVRNPGIS from the coding sequence ATGCCTGCCCCCTCTGTCCGGATCGTGATGCTCGGCACGAAGGATTTCGCCCTGCCGACCTTCCAGGCCCTGCTCAAGACCGGGCACGAGGTCGTCGCCCTCATCACGCAGCCCGACCGCCCCCAGGGACGCAAGCAAGAGCTGATCCCGAGCCGGATCAAGCAGGAGGCGATCCGCCAGGGCATCCGGGTCGAACAGCCCGAGGACGTCAACGCTCCCGAAGGGGTCGATCTGGTCCGGTCGATGCGGCCCGACCTGCTCGTCACGGCCGCTTACGGGCAGATCCTCTCGGCCGAGTTGCTCGGCGTGCCACCGATGGGAGGGATCAACCTTCACGGCTCGATCCTCCCCAAGTACCGCGGCGCCGCCCCCGTCGCCCGAGCCATCCAGCACGGGGAGACGGAAACCGGCGTCACCGTCATCCGCATGTCTCCCCGCGTCGATGCCGGCGGCATGATCGCCGTCGCCCGCACGCCGATCGCTCGCGACGAGACCGCCGGAGAGCTGGAGGAGCGGCTCGCCCGCCTCGGTGCCTCCTTAATTGTCGAGGCGATCGACGCCCTCGCCGCCGGCACTGCCAAGGTCATTCCCCAGGAGAACACCCAGGCCACCAAAGCCCCGAAGCTCCGCAAGGAGGATGGGCTCATCGACTGGTCCCGCCCCGCGCAGGAGATCCACAACCTCGTCCGGGCCATGCAACCCTGGCCGACCGCCTCGACCCACTGGCACCCGTCCGATCCCGGCAAGACGCCCGTCCGCTTGATCGTCCACCGCTCCAGCGTCGTCGAGGGGCAGGGGGTGCCCGGCCGGGTGATCGCCGCCGACGCCTCGGCATCGGGCGCGGGGCTGGTGATCGCCGCCGGCCGGGGGGCCGTCCGGCTCTGGTTCGTCCAGGCCCCCGGCAAGAAGCCGATGCCGGTCGATGCCTTCCTCCGAGGCCACGCCGTTCGACCCGGCGATCAATTCGGTCCGGAATCCTCGGAAGAATCGGTTGTCAGGAATCCAGGCATCTCGTAA
- the miaB gene encoding tRNA (N6-isopentenyl adenosine(37)-C2)-methylthiotransferase MiaB, with the protein MSDPATPRKSLYIETVGCQMNVLDSELIVAQLRRDGYELTDDLHQADTILYNTCSVRQHAEDKIYSALGRIKHLKQGRPDLQIGVIGCMAQKDQKQILQRAPHVDLVVGPGQIGRVSELLQTAQNEQTPQMAVSLARNAGKTLEVLDTFPTYDPDRAPEPTPQGATPHQAFVRIQMGCDKFCTYCIVPSVRGPEQGRPPELIVEEARRLVDQGVKEITLLGQTVNSYTFRHGDGRTTRLSDLLVSLSDLDGLLRLKFVTNFPLDMTDDLLQAVRDLPRVSRYLHVPAQSGCDEVLKRMKRLYTVAQYDEMMGRIRETIPDCAVSSDFIVGFCGETEESFQKSIDLVERSRFKNSFIFKYSPRAGTKADDRFADDVPEEVKKRRNLELLALQNAISLEDNRPLIGRTVEVLVEGPSKAAGKRGALDPSGVGVTQMTGRTSCDRIVVFTGNLRQAGHLLPVVVEEVSAVTLLGRVVTSEFDSVPVTEAALP; encoded by the coding sequence ATGTCGGACCCGGCGACTCCTCGGAAATCGCTCTATATTGAGACCGTTGGCTGCCAGATGAATGTGCTGGACAGCGAACTGATCGTTGCCCAGCTCCGCCGCGACGGCTACGAGCTGACCGACGACCTGCACCAGGCCGATACGATCCTCTACAACACCTGCTCCGTCCGACAGCACGCCGAGGACAAGATCTACAGCGCCCTGGGTCGCATCAAGCACCTCAAGCAAGGTCGGCCCGACCTCCAGATCGGTGTCATCGGCTGCATGGCCCAGAAGGACCAGAAGCAGATCCTTCAGCGCGCCCCTCACGTCGATCTCGTCGTCGGCCCCGGTCAAATCGGCCGCGTCTCCGAGCTGCTCCAGACCGCCCAGAACGAGCAGACGCCCCAGATGGCCGTCAGCCTGGCCCGCAACGCTGGCAAGACGCTCGAAGTCCTCGACACCTTCCCCACCTACGACCCCGACCGCGCTCCCGAACCCACCCCCCAGGGAGCCACCCCGCATCAGGCCTTTGTCCGCATCCAGATGGGATGCGACAAGTTCTGCACCTACTGCATTGTCCCCTCCGTCCGAGGCCCCGAGCAGGGCCGGCCGCCCGAGTTGATCGTCGAGGAAGCCCGCCGTCTCGTCGATCAAGGAGTCAAGGAAATCACCCTGCTCGGCCAGACGGTCAACAGCTACACATTTCGCCACGGCGACGGCCGGACCACCCGCCTGTCCGACCTGCTCGTCTCCCTGAGCGACCTCGACGGCCTGCTCCGCCTGAAGTTCGTCACCAACTTTCCGCTCGACATGACCGACGACCTACTGCAAGCGGTCCGAGATTTGCCGAGAGTCAGCCGCTATCTGCACGTTCCGGCGCAGAGTGGTTGTGACGAGGTCCTCAAACGCATGAAGCGGCTCTACACCGTGGCCCAGTACGACGAGATGATGGGCCGCATCCGGGAGACGATTCCCGACTGCGCCGTCTCCAGCGACTTCATCGTCGGCTTCTGCGGCGAGACCGAGGAGAGCTTCCAGAAGTCGATCGACCTGGTCGAGCGCTCCCGGTTCAAGAACAGCTTTATCTTCAAGTACAGCCCCCGGGCCGGCACGAAGGCCGACGATCGCTTCGCCGACGACGTGCCCGAGGAGGTCAAGAAGCGCCGGAACCTCGAACTGCTCGCCCTGCAGAACGCCATCAGCCTCGAAGACAACCGCCCCCTGATCGGCCGCACGGTTGAGGTCCTGGTCGAAGGACCGAGCAAGGCGGCCGGCAAGCGCGGCGCGCTCGACCCGAGCGGCGTCGGCGTCACACAGATGACCGGCCGGACCTCTTGCGATCGCATCGTCGTCTTCACCGGCAACTTGCGGCAGGCAGGCCATCTGCTGCCGGTCGTGGTCGAGGAGGTCAGCGCGGTCACGCTCCTGGGTCGGGTCGTGACCTCGGAATTTGACTCGGTCCCGGTCACGGAGGCCGCCCTGCCATGA
- a CDS encoding SMI1/KNR4 family protein produces the protein MSPITATTDRLEEAVGSWARTSGVPSSWLPTPQALAAIRGGTSALRPPVSLARLDDWEDRHGFALPRGLRAWLRLSDGFYPESGPAIHPIGAIGPMVPFARVPGLIVQPESWFELGNPNEAETICIDLAYRWLPCGDAPIFASGDDLTGLPPRIIAPSFEAWFARLLREGGRAYWLDPGFVGLGDPWAEHRRRCPAPPLPDRLRRLLPRVSLPVDSGLDDFALATTLGISRFDAEALLRHLQHGSLDDAAL, from the coding sequence ATGAGTCCGATCACCGCAACGACAGACCGTCTGGAAGAGGCGGTCGGAAGCTGGGCGCGGACCTCAGGGGTGCCGTCTTCCTGGCTTCCGACTCCGCAAGCCCTGGCCGCGATTCGCGGCGGAACCTCCGCCCTGCGCCCTCCGGTCTCCCTGGCCAGGCTCGACGACTGGGAAGACCGCCACGGGTTCGCCCTGCCTCGCGGCCTCCGCGCCTGGCTCCGGCTCTCCGACGGCTTCTATCCCGAATCCGGCCCAGCGATTCACCCGATCGGTGCCATCGGGCCGATGGTCCCCTTCGCCCGCGTTCCCGGCCTGATCGTCCAGCCCGAGAGCTGGTTCGAGCTGGGCAACCCGAACGAGGCCGAGACCATCTGCATCGACCTGGCCTATCGCTGGCTCCCCTGTGGCGACGCCCCCATCTTCGCCTCTGGAGACGACCTGACCGGCCTGCCCCCCCGGATCATCGCCCCGAGCTTTGAAGCCTGGTTCGCCCGCTTGCTCCGCGAAGGGGGCCGCGCCTACTGGCTCGACCCCGGATTCGTCGGCCTGGGCGACCCCTGGGCCGAACATCGCCGCAGATGCCCCGCCCCCCCGCTCCCCGATCGGCTCCGACGCCTCTTGCCCCGCGTAAGCCTGCCAGTCGATTCCGGGCTCGACGACTTCGCCCTCGCTACCACCCTCGGCATCTCCCGCTTCGACGCCGAAGCCTTGCTCCGCCACCTCCAGCACGGCTCGCTCGACGACGCGGCGCTCTGA
- a CDS encoding ArnT family glycosyltransferase: protein MTRADRAWLALMMAVVLVWQVPLFSRTRAGQDESFYGVPGMRILRSGLPQIPYIPSRDPETIYYHADEILYTLPPLGFYLEAAVHLILGDGLAQARLASMIAGLVAVVIVCDLTRRWSGSRRAALLAAASYLFSRAFLFPATTARPDMAAIAFGLAAVWWVARDDRRWRDVALGGVMAGLSMLCHPLGLVPTAQVGLALLVGRQPWRRRIGEASVYSAVALAAFGLWLPMIAMRPDLFWIQFGGNVLNRAGPGLGETILGLPSVVAFQAWNASTHIGPIQGGLYGLATLWLVAEVGGGVDRERWRRVLFHAVAAVVLLVLVMGRHHIRNYYGYPAALLSVPVGLMLDRAASRLGAWVGTRWATAIVAVVLGLAMVPGSGLRVLGAHLQHWTDPDYRVGPFVDRIVADLPPEALVAVDGSYVLEFFLRDRPVVEAIVDPFYFNVRLEPFEYAVFGPVGLEQIRPEIEGLERVRTYGDPSDPFGLYAELYRRVQTDSESDGRSAL from the coding sequence ATGACCCGCGCCGATCGCGCCTGGTTGGCCCTGATGATGGCCGTTGTTCTGGTCTGGCAGGTCCCGCTGTTCAGCCGCACCCGAGCCGGCCAGGATGAGAGCTTCTACGGCGTTCCGGGCATGAGGATCCTGCGGAGCGGCCTTCCCCAGATTCCCTACATCCCGTCGAGGGACCCGGAGACGATCTACTACCATGCCGACGAGATCCTCTACACGCTGCCCCCGCTCGGGTTCTACCTTGAAGCGGCTGTCCACCTGATCCTGGGGGACGGCCTCGCACAGGCCCGCCTGGCGTCGATGATCGCGGGTCTGGTGGCAGTGGTGATCGTCTGTGATCTGACCCGCCGCTGGTCGGGATCGCGGCGCGCGGCCTTGCTGGCGGCGGCGAGTTATCTGTTCTCGCGGGCTTTCCTCTTTCCCGCCACGACGGCCCGGCCCGACATGGCGGCCATTGCCTTCGGGCTGGCGGCCGTCTGGTGGGTCGCCCGAGACGACCGACGCTGGCGAGACGTGGCGCTCGGCGGTGTGATGGCGGGCCTGAGCATGCTTTGCCACCCGCTCGGCCTGGTACCGACGGCGCAGGTCGGGCTGGCCTTGCTCGTGGGTCGACAGCCCTGGCGACGGAGGATTGGCGAGGCGTCGGTCTATTCGGCCGTGGCCCTGGCGGCTTTCGGGCTCTGGCTGCCGATGATCGCGATGCGACCAGACCTGTTCTGGATTCAGTTCGGCGGCAATGTCCTGAATCGCGCGGGGCCGGGGCTGGGAGAGACGATTCTGGGGCTGCCGAGCGTGGTCGCGTTTCAAGCCTGGAATGCCTCGACGCACATCGGCCCGATCCAGGGCGGGCTGTACGGCCTGGCGACGCTCTGGCTGGTGGCCGAGGTCGGCGGGGGGGTGGATCGGGAGCGATGGCGTCGGGTGCTGTTTCATGCGGTGGCGGCGGTGGTGCTGCTGGTGCTGGTCATGGGGCGTCACCATATTCGGAACTACTACGGGTATCCGGCCGCCCTGCTCAGTGTGCCGGTCGGCCTGATGCTCGACCGGGCGGCGTCGAGGCTCGGGGCCTGGGTCGGAACTCGGTGGGCGACGGCGATCGTGGCGGTGGTGCTGGGGCTGGCGATGGTTCCGGGGTCGGGGCTGCGCGTGCTGGGGGCTCATCTCCAGCACTGGACCGACCCCGATTACCGGGTCGGCCCGTTTGTGGACCGGATCGTTGCCGACCTCCCTCCTGAGGCCCTCGTGGCCGTCGATGGGTCGTATGTGCTGGAGTTCTTCCTGCGGGATCGTCCCGTGGTCGAGGCGATCGTCGATCCGTTCTACTTCAACGTGCGGCTCGAACCGTTTGAGTACGCCGTGTTCGGGCCGGTCGGGCTGGAGCAGATTCGGCCGGAAATCGAGGGCCTGGAACGGGTCAGGACTTACGGTGATCCGTCCGACCCGTTCGGACTGTACGCGGAACTCTATCGGCGGGTTCAGACGGATTCGGAGTCGGACGGGCGGTCGGCGTTGTGA
- a CDS encoding lysylphosphatidylglycerol synthase transmembrane domain-containing protein: protein MTPPKRTVRLIIGYVIRLAVGLGLLGLALWTNRDQIAEVLDRKINYGLFAVGFVLYFTGAVLAFLRWYVLVRALGLPFRVRDALRLGFIGLLFNMVIPGAVGGDFVKAAYLMREQSRKTQAAASVAIDRMIGLLGMFLLAMIVGAFAWNGVEAPVRRLIGAAVFMSVAVIGVMAVAFAPPLYRPLAERFAHRRKFAAALHELAVMGSAYRRRMDVVAGTVVMSSLTHVLNIFAFIFIGKAIFPDVPGLAQHFLIVPLVLFSTAIPLPFGALGVSEQISGVLFKLADYDGGAVTMMAFRVAQFLGALIALFVYLANAGQVRELTQAQAIDENDPADGGGAGSSLPPGSGPVTRVSQATPADR, encoded by the coding sequence ATGACGCCTCCCAAGCGCACCGTCCGTCTGATCATCGGCTATGTCATCCGCCTCGCGGTCGGCTTGGGCCTGCTTGGCCTGGCCCTGTGGACCAACCGCGACCAGATTGCCGAGGTCCTGGACCGCAAGATCAACTACGGCCTGTTCGCCGTCGGCTTCGTGCTCTACTTTACCGGGGCCGTGCTGGCATTCCTGCGCTGGTATGTGCTCGTTCGAGCGCTCGGCCTGCCGTTCCGGGTGCGCGACGCCCTTCGGCTCGGGTTTATCGGTCTTCTGTTCAACATGGTCATTCCGGGGGCGGTCGGGGGCGATTTCGTCAAGGCGGCCTACCTGATGCGCGAACAGTCGCGCAAGACGCAGGCGGCGGCCTCGGTGGCGATCGACCGAATGATTGGCCTGCTCGGGATGTTCTTGCTGGCGATGATCGTGGGGGCCTTCGCCTGGAACGGGGTCGAGGCCCCCGTGCGTCGCTTGATCGGGGCCGCGGTCTTCATGTCGGTCGCGGTCATCGGTGTCATGGCGGTGGCGTTTGCTCCACCTTTGTATCGCCCGTTGGCCGAGCGGTTCGCCCACCGCCGGAAGTTCGCGGCGGCCCTGCACGAACTGGCCGTGATGGGCTCGGCCTACCGACGCCGAATGGACGTGGTGGCCGGCACGGTGGTGATGTCGTCCTTGACCCACGTTTTGAACATTTTTGCATTTATCTTCATCGGCAAGGCCATTTTTCCCGACGTGCCGGGGCTGGCGCAGCACTTCCTGATCGTCCCATTGGTTTTGTTCAGCACGGCCATTCCGTTGCCGTTCGGCGCGCTGGGCGTCTCGGAACAGATCAGCGGCGTCTTGTTCAAGCTGGCCGACTACGACGGCGGGGCGGTCACGATGATGGCCTTCCGGGTCGCGCAGTTCCTCGGGGCGCTGATTGCCCTGTTCGTCTACCTGGCCAATGCGGGGCAGGTCCGGGAACTGACCCAGGCTCAGGCGATCGACGAGAACGATCCGGCAGACGGGGGAGGCGCCGGCTCCTCCCTCCCTCCCGGTTCGGGGCCGGTTACGCGGGTTTCGCAGGCGACCCCGGCCGATCGCTGA
- a CDS encoding glycosyltransferase family 2 protein, producing the protein MPAATSFSTSAAEPNGPPIDLSILIPVKDEAENVGPLHAEISQALGPLPLRFEVIFVDDGSTDGTAAQLRAIQEGDPEHVRVAFLRTNCGQTAALSAAMDLARGEVLVPMDGDGQNDPNDIPRLLKKLDEGFDVVSGWRRDRKDKWLTRRVPSQIANRLVARLSRVALHDFGCTLKAYRRRVLRGVRLYGEMHRFIPVFASWQGAKVAELVVNHRPRQAGRTKYGLGRTFNVVLDLILIRFYQRYAQRPIHFFGRVGLYALALSVAAFGLMLFYKYGYPAMGFPKKDFVETPLPQVAITFFLAGVQLIVTGVVAEMVMRTYYESQGKPTYLLGEVLQEAEVSDRPGSPAKPA; encoded by the coding sequence TTGCCCGCCGCCACCTCATTCAGTACCTCGGCGGCTGAGCCGAACGGCCCGCCGATCGACCTGTCGATCCTGATTCCCGTGAAGGACGAGGCCGAGAACGTCGGGCCGCTCCATGCCGAGATTTCCCAGGCGCTCGGGCCGCTTCCGTTGCGCTTCGAGGTCATCTTCGTCGATGACGGCTCGACCGACGGCACCGCCGCCCAGCTTCGAGCAATTCAGGAAGGGGACCCGGAGCACGTCCGGGTCGCCTTCCTGCGGACCAATTGCGGGCAGACGGCCGCCCTCTCGGCCGCGATGGACCTGGCCCGCGGCGAGGTCCTCGTGCCAATGGACGGCGATGGCCAGAACGACCCGAACGACATCCCGAGGCTGCTGAAGAAGCTCGACGAGGGGTTCGACGTCGTCTCCGGCTGGCGTCGGGATCGCAAGGACAAGTGGCTGACGCGACGGGTGCCGTCTCAGATCGCCAACCGCCTGGTCGCCCGGCTCTCTCGGGTGGCCTTGCACGACTTCGGCTGCACGCTCAAGGCGTATCGGCGGAGGGTCCTGCGGGGGGTTCGGCTTTACGGAGAGATGCACCGGTTCATCCCCGTTTTCGCCTCGTGGCAAGGGGCGAAGGTGGCCGAGCTGGTCGTCAACCATCGCCCTCGACAGGCCGGTCGGACCAAATACGGCCTGGGACGGACGTTTAACGTCGTCCTCGATCTGATTCTTATTCGCTTTTATCAACGCTACGCCCAGCGGCCGATCCACTTCTTCGGCCGGGTCGGCTTGTATGCCCTGGCGCTGAGCGTTGCGGCGTTCGGGCTCATGCTGTTCTACAAGTATGGCTATCCGGCGATGGGGTTCCCGAAGAAGGATTTCGTTGAGACCCCCCTGCCCCAGGTCGCCATCACCTTCTTTCTGGCCGGAGTGCAGCTGATTGTGACAGGAGTGGTGGCCGAGATGGTGATGCGGACCTATTACGAGTCGCAGGGGAAGCCGACGTATCTCCTTGGCGAGGTGCTTCAGGAAGCCGAGGTCAGCGATCGGCCGGGGTCGCCTGCGAAACCCGCGTAA
- a CDS encoding sugar phosphate isomerase/epimerase family protein encodes MKLGFNTAIVPDLSLEQVLDLAHEQGFSCIEACCWPPGKAERRYAGVTHIDVESLDADDIQRIHVLCSSKGVSLSSLGYYPNVLQPDREQAEREIAHLRRVIEASAALGVNVVTTFVGRDPGLSVDENWPRFLEVWRPLIALAEENGVKVGIENCPMIFTRDEWPGGKNLATTPAIWRRMFEDIPCPNFGLNYDPSHFIWQMVDYIAPIYEFRDRLHHVHAKDARIDREKLDEHGIMGYPNLWHTPKIPGLGDVNWGRYFGALSDVGYTGPVAIEVEDRAFEGSLEKRKESLIIARRHLIQYLGG; translated from the coding sequence ATGAAGCTCGGCTTCAATACGGCCATCGTGCCCGACCTGTCGCTCGAACAGGTGCTTGACCTCGCTCACGAACAGGGATTCTCGTGCATCGAAGCCTGCTGCTGGCCTCCCGGCAAGGCCGAGCGCCGCTATGCGGGGGTCACGCACATTGACGTGGAAAGCCTCGATGCCGACGACATCCAGCGCATCCACGTTCTGTGTTCCTCGAAGGGGGTTTCGCTCTCGTCGCTCGGATATTATCCGAACGTTTTGCAACCCGACCGCGAGCAGGCCGAGCGCGAGATTGCTCACCTTCGGCGGGTGATCGAGGCGTCGGCCGCGCTGGGGGTCAACGTGGTCACGACCTTCGTGGGTCGCGATCCCGGATTGTCGGTCGATGAGAACTGGCCCCGGTTCCTCGAAGTCTGGCGGCCCTTGATCGCCCTGGCCGAGGAGAACGGGGTGAAGGTCGGCATCGAGAACTGCCCGATGATCTTCACCCGAGACGAGTGGCCAGGGGGCAAGAACCTGGCCACCACACCCGCCATCTGGCGACGGATGTTCGAAGACATCCCCTGCCCGAACTTCGGCCTGAACTACGACCCGTCGCACTTCATCTGGCAGATGGTCGACTACATCGCGCCGATCTACGAGTTCAGGGACCGCTTGCACCACGTCCACGCCAAGGATGCCCGGATCGACCGCGAGAAGCTCGATGAGCACGGCATCATGGGCTACCCGAACCTCTGGCACACCCCCAAGATTCCCGGCCTGGGAGACGTGAACTGGGGCCGATATTTCGGGGCCCTCTCCGACGTCGGCTACACGGGGCCGGTTGCCATCGAGGTCGAGGATCGCGCCTTCGAAGGCTCGCTCGAAAAACGTAAGGAGTCGTTGATCATTGCCCGCCGCCACCTCATTCAGTACCTCGGCGGCTGA
- a CDS encoding ABC transporter ATP-binding protein yields the protein MIHVKDLRVDYDTVCAVHDLSLEVGPGEVCGLIGPNGAGKTTTMRAILGLIEPTYGEINLAGVDMRERPRDACRVVAFMPDFPPMYDDLKVWEFLDLFASSYGIPRHDRHAMIDRSLDLVSLPEKKNEMVATLSRGMRQRVMLAKTLISDPKVLLLDEPASGVDPRGRIDLKNVLKRLSGEGKTVLISSHILAEMTEFCTSVAIMERGRMVVSGTVDAVRNRVLGSGLLVIEVVGDHSDKIRRIVDADPAASGVEQTGASSFEVPYQGDAEQAAGLLTNLVGAGVRVASFSRRKEGLEELFLKVGAKELS from the coding sequence ATGATTCACGTCAAGGACCTTCGGGTCGATTATGACACGGTTTGTGCGGTGCACGACCTGTCGCTGGAGGTCGGGCCGGGAGAGGTCTGCGGCCTGATCGGCCCCAACGGCGCGGGCAAGACCACGACCATGCGGGCGATTCTCGGCCTGATCGAACCGACCTACGGCGAGATCAACCTGGCCGGGGTCGACATGCGCGAACGTCCGAGAGACGCCTGCCGGGTGGTCGCCTTCATGCCCGACTTCCCCCCCATGTACGACGACCTGAAGGTCTGGGAATTCCTCGATCTGTTCGCCTCCAGCTACGGCATCCCCAGGCACGACCGGCACGCCATGATCGACCGATCGCTCGATCTGGTCAGTCTGCCCGAGAAGAAGAACGAGATGGTCGCCACCCTCTCCCGAGGCATGCGGCAGCGGGTGATGCTGGCGAAGACCCTGATCTCCGACCCGAAGGTCCTGCTGCTCGACGAGCCGGCCAGCGGGGTTGATCCTCGCGGGCGGATCGACCTGAAGAACGTGTTGAAGCGGCTGTCGGGCGAGGGGAAGACGGTCCTGATTTCCTCGCACATTTTGGCCGAAATGACCGAGTTCTGCACATCGGTCGCCATCATGGAACGTGGCCGAATGGTCGTCAGCGGCACGGTCGACGCGGTGCGGAACCGGGTTCTGGGCAGCGGTCTCCTGGTGATTGAGGTGGTCGGAGACCATTCGGACAAGATCCGGCGGATCGTCGATGCCGACCCGGCCGCTTCGGGAGTCGAGCAAACCGGAGCGTCGAGCTTCGAGGTGCCGTATCAAGGCGACGCCGAGCAGGCGGCCGGATTGCTGACCAACCTGGTCGGGGCGGGGGTGCGGGTTGCGTCGTTCAGCCGTCGCAAGGAAGGCTTGGAAGAACTGTTCCTGAAGGTCGGCGCCAAGGAGCTTTCGTGA